One genomic region from Candidatus Nitrosopumilus koreensis AR1 encodes:
- the ilvN gene encoding acetolactate synthase small subunit, producing MWAILSILVENKPGILFKVTHLFRARNFNIDSISVGVTENPDYSKMTITTYGDEKQVDQIVKQLDKMIDTVKVEHLDEHKTVFRELSIFKIKLSNANDSMEVNKLANAYGGKVHDVKKDSLMVELTATPDQIKAFEELAKPFGIIDVARTGVAALQRSGAE from the coding sequence ATGTGGGCCATTCTCTCTATTTTAGTTGAAAACAAACCTGGAATTTTGTTCAAAGTTACTCATTTATTCCGTGCAAGGAACTTTAACATCGATAGTATCTCTGTAGGGGTAACTGAGAATCCTGATTATTCTAAAATGACAATCACTACGTATGGTGATGAAAAACAAGTGGACCAGATTGTAAAGCAACTTGATAAAATGATTGATACTGTAAAAGTAGAGCATTTAGATGAGCATAAAACCGTCTTTAGAGAACTTAGTATTTTTAAGATTAAACTAAGTAATGCTAATGATAGTATGGAAGTAAACAAACTAGCCAACGCATATGGCGGGAAGGTACATGATGTTAAAAAAGACTCTCTTATGGTAGAATTGACTGCTACACCTGATCAAATCAAAGCATTTGAGGAATTGGCAAAACCCTTTGGAATCATTGATGTTGCAAGAACCGGTGTTGCAGCTTTGCAGAGGAGCGGTGCTGAATGA
- a CDS encoding zinc-dependent dehydrogenase codes for MKTASVKEPAIISVTETENPSLESGDILVQMHACGICGSDLEKVFGQYGQPSMRLGHEPSGVIVDVGSDVTEFKKGDRVFTHHHVPCYDCHFCNHGNETMCKKYYETNLSPCGLSEQFVVPAWNVSHGGVLKISDSLSFEEAAMIEPLACCVRAWTKYNHQEGDSAAIFGVGPTGMMHVMLAQAKKFSKIFCFDVNDFRLDFAKKFNITESIHSADDSRKQKILDHTDGRGVDVAIVATSSLKALEDAIDMVRKGGAVMMFGVPSKGAKMDLDMSKIYSKEIMLVTSYAASDNDTKEALRLIESSQIDVKQLITHTYPITDTQKAFDHARSGENAMKIIITK; via the coding sequence ATGAAAACTGCATCTGTTAAAGAACCTGCAATAATTTCTGTTACTGAGACAGAAAATCCTTCTTTAGAGTCTGGCGATATATTAGTTCAAATGCATGCATGTGGAATCTGTGGCTCTGATTTGGAAAAGGTATTTGGCCAATATGGGCAACCTTCTATGCGTTTAGGACATGAACCTTCTGGTGTAATTGTTGATGTTGGTTCTGATGTAACTGAATTCAAAAAAGGCGACAGAGTGTTTACTCACCATCATGTTCCTTGCTATGACTGTCATTTTTGCAATCATGGTAATGAAACAATGTGTAAAAAATACTATGAAACTAATCTGTCTCCTTGTGGTCTATCTGAACAATTTGTTGTTCCTGCATGGAATGTTTCTCATGGTGGAGTCTTAAAAATATCTGATTCCTTAAGTTTTGAAGAAGCTGCAATGATTGAACCCCTCGCATGTTGTGTTAGGGCTTGGACAAAATACAATCATCAGGAAGGTGACAGTGCTGCAATCTTTGGTGTTGGCCCTACTGGAATGATGCACGTTATGTTAGCTCAAGCAAAAAAATTCTCAAAAATTTTCTGTTTTGATGTAAATGATTTTAGATTAGATTTTGCAAAAAAATTCAATATTACTGAATCTATACATTCTGCAGATGATTCACGTAAACAAAAAATTTTGGATCACACTGATGGGAGAGGTGTTGATGTCGCAATAGTTGCAACTAGTAGTCTTAAGGCTCTTGAAGATGCCATTGATATGGTCAGAAAGGGTGGTGCTGTAATGATGTTTGGTGTTCCTTCAAAAGGAGCAAAAATGGATTTGGATATGAGTAAAATATATTCAAAAGAAATTATGCTTGTTACTAGTTATGCAGCATCTGATAACGACACCAAAGAAGCACTACGTCTTATAGAATCATCTCAAATCGATGTTAAACAATTAATCACACATACATATCCAATCACTGATACACAAAAGGCATTTGATCATGCACGAAGTGGTGAAAATGCTATGAAAATAATCATAACAAAATGA
- a CDS encoding isocitrate/isopropylmalate dehydrogenase family protein, which yields MYKISLITGDGIGPELSESAVSVLNTIHDKLDLKFDITKLSAGDRALEQTGKALPDETIDAIKQSDACMKAPVGESAADVIVVLRRMLDLYANIRPAKSYPHMPALRDDIDMVIVRENTEDLYTGKEFSLGDAAVALRIISENASKRIAKYAFESAKQRDSMRKVTCVHKSNVMRVTDGLFAKACTDVSKDYPDITFEQMYVDACAMNLIRQPEQFDVIVTTNLFGDILSDESSQVVGGLGMAPAANIGDNFALFEPVHGAAFDIAGQNIANPSSFLLSIKLMLDWLGQKHNDSKCLEVGQKLESTIFDLVKTGVKTKDIGGDKTTTEFTKQITDNL from the coding sequence ATGTACAAAATTTCATTAATTACTGGTGATGGAATTGGTCCTGAACTATCTGAATCTGCAGTTTCTGTTCTTAACACAATTCATGATAAACTTGACTTGAAGTTTGATATAACAAAATTATCTGCTGGTGACAGGGCATTAGAGCAAACAGGAAAGGCACTTCCTGATGAAACAATTGATGCCATAAAACAATCTGATGCGTGTATGAAGGCGCCTGTTGGGGAAAGTGCAGCTGATGTCATTGTTGTTTTGAGAAGAATGCTTGATCTTTATGCCAATATTCGACCTGCAAAGTCATATCCACACATGCCTGCATTACGTGATGATATTGATATGGTCATAGTCAGAGAAAACACTGAAGACCTTTACACTGGAAAAGAGTTTAGCTTGGGTGACGCTGCAGTGGCTTTGAGAATAATTTCAGAGAATGCCTCAAAAAGGATTGCAAAATATGCCTTTGAATCTGCAAAACAGCGTGATTCTATGAGAAAAGTAACGTGTGTTCACAAATCAAATGTAATGAGAGTTACAGATGGATTGTTTGCAAAAGCCTGCACTGATGTATCAAAGGATTATCCTGATATCACTTTTGAGCAAATGTATGTTGATGCATGTGCTATGAACTTGATCCGTCAACCCGAACAGTTTGATGTTATTGTTACAACTAATCTTTTTGGTGATATCTTGTCTGATGAATCATCCCAAGTAGTTGGTGGATTGGGTATGGCTCCAGCTGCAAACATCGGTGATAACTTTGCATTGTTTGAACCTGTTCATGGTGCTGCATTTGATATTGCTGGACAAAACATTGCAAACCCTTCATCATTTTTGTTGTCTATCAAATTGATGTTGGATTGGTTGGGGCAAAAACACAACGATTCAAAATGTCTTGAAGTTGGTCAAAAACTAGAATCCACGATATTTGACTTGGTAAAAACAGGAGTCAAAACAAAAGATATTGGTGGAGACAAAACTACTACAGAATTTACAAAGCAAATTACTGATAACTTGTAA
- the carB gene encoding carbamoyl-phosphate synthase (glutamine-hydrolyzing) large subunit, giving the protein MPINESLKKILVLGSGAIKIGEAGEFDYSGSQCLKAIREDGLKSVLINPNIATIQTDTRFADQVYLLPVTPKYVESIIEKERPDGIMLAYGGQTALNCGVKLEEAGILQKYGVNVLGTQVQGIKNTEDRQLFKDQMTEAGVPVLKSKTVTNFDDAKKIAEELSYPVIIRVAYTLGGRGGGIAHNEIELHEIVERGLKASLVGQVLIEEYIGHWKQIEYEVMQDYDGNNVIVCNMENVLSMKVHTGDNIVVAPSQTIDNHEYHMLRSAALRATKHVGIVGECNIQYALDSDSDRYVAIEINPRLSRSSALASKATGYPLAYMSAKIGLGYNLSELVNRITKNTTACFEPSLDYVVCKHPRWDFSKFELVNRRLGVTMKSVGEVMAVGRTFEESLQKAIRMLDIGNDGLVLNRANGKTYTEEEIENKLSHHDDQILYNVAIALKMGLSVDKIYDLSAIDPWFIEKIQNIVNTESHLKESELDESMMWEAKKMGFSDKQIARVKEKTPDEIREIRKKLGVIPAVKQIDTLAAEWPAVTNYLYLTYGGNSNDIDVPKDEKGIIVLGAGPYRIGSSVEFDWGTVNMVWGLQENGEKNVSVVNCNPETVSTDYDICTRLYFEELTQERILDIIEFENPKGIITCVGGQTANNLTPGLAQKGINIMGTSAIDVDRAEDRSKFSAELDKLHIQQPKWQAFSNLNEAKNFAQEVGFPVIVRPSYVLSGAAMKVVWSQDELKTYVKDATDVSPDHPVVISKFMLNSLEVDVDGVSNGKEVVIGAIVEHIDSAGVHSGDAMMCIPPWRLNNKIIETINEYTKKIALTFNIKGPFNLQFLIHDDHVYVIELNIRASRSMPFVSKLVKTNLISLASKAILGKPLPKIPENKWQKIHNYGIKVPQFSFMQLDGADITLGVEMQSTGEAACFGNSFYDALSKGLTSVGYNLPEKGTALVTVGGTTNKEKLLPTIAKLKQLKFKILATEHTAEFFEEKVGDVEIVHKISEPERKPNISDLLYEKKIDFIINIPSTLSLEKYVGMLDDEYQIRRKALELGIPVLTTLELADSFVKTLEWLQHNETTKDPIEPYDPVE; this is encoded by the coding sequence ATGCCAATAAATGAATCTTTGAAGAAAATTCTTGTACTTGGTAGTGGAGCAATCAAAATTGGCGAAGCTGGAGAATTTGATTACTCTGGAAGTCAATGCCTCAAAGCAATTCGTGAAGATGGACTCAAAAGTGTATTAATCAACCCAAATATTGCAACAATTCAAACAGATACAAGATTTGCAGATCAAGTGTATCTTTTACCTGTAACCCCCAAGTATGTTGAATCTATAATTGAAAAAGAAAGACCTGATGGAATCATGTTGGCATATGGTGGACAAACTGCTCTAAACTGTGGTGTCAAACTAGAAGAAGCTGGCATCCTCCAAAAATATGGGGTAAATGTTCTTGGAACTCAGGTACAAGGCATCAAAAATACTGAGGATAGGCAACTTTTCAAAGACCAAATGACTGAGGCAGGTGTTCCTGTGCTCAAAAGTAAGACTGTAACAAACTTTGATGATGCAAAAAAGATAGCAGAAGAACTATCATACCCTGTTATAATTCGAGTAGCCTATACTCTTGGTGGACGTGGTGGTGGTATTGCCCACAACGAGATTGAATTACATGAGATTGTTGAACGGGGTCTAAAAGCAAGCCTAGTCGGTCAAGTACTAATTGAAGAATACATTGGCCATTGGAAACAAATCGAATATGAAGTAATGCAAGACTATGATGGCAATAATGTAATTGTGTGTAATATGGAAAATGTTCTTTCTATGAAGGTGCATACTGGTGATAATATTGTAGTTGCACCGTCACAAACAATTGATAATCACGAATATCATATGTTACGTTCAGCAGCACTGCGTGCAACAAAACATGTTGGTATTGTTGGTGAATGTAACATACAGTATGCATTAGATTCTGATTCAGACAGATACGTTGCAATTGAAATAAACCCGCGCCTTTCACGTTCATCAGCTCTTGCAAGTAAAGCAACAGGATATCCACTTGCATACATGTCTGCAAAGATTGGTCTAGGTTACAATTTATCTGAACTTGTAAACCGAATTACCAAAAATACAACTGCATGCTTTGAACCATCGCTTGATTATGTTGTTTGCAAACATCCAAGATGGGATTTTTCAAAGTTTGAATTAGTAAATCGAAGACTGGGAGTTACAATGAAATCTGTTGGAGAAGTAATGGCAGTTGGCCGAACCTTTGAAGAATCATTACAAAAAGCAATCAGAATGCTTGATATTGGAAATGATGGACTTGTTTTGAATCGTGCAAATGGAAAAACATACACCGAAGAAGAAATTGAAAACAAACTTTCACATCATGATGATCAAATCCTGTATAATGTTGCAATTGCTCTGAAGATGGGACTCTCTGTTGATAAAATCTATGACCTATCTGCAATTGATCCTTGGTTTATTGAAAAAATACAAAATATTGTTAACACTGAATCTCATCTCAAAGAATCAGAACTTGATGAATCTATGATGTGGGAAGCAAAAAAGATGGGCTTCTCAGACAAGCAGATTGCTAGGGTCAAAGAAAAGACTCCTGATGAAATACGTGAAATACGCAAAAAACTAGGCGTGATTCCTGCCGTAAAACAGATTGATACACTTGCTGCTGAGTGGCCTGCAGTTACAAATTACCTCTATCTGACTTATGGTGGAAATTCTAATGATATTGATGTGCCTAAAGACGAGAAAGGAATCATCGTGCTAGGTGCAGGTCCATATAGAATTGGAAGTAGTGTGGAGTTTGATTGGGGAACTGTCAATATGGTATGGGGTCTGCAAGAAAATGGCGAGAAAAATGTTTCAGTTGTAAACTGTAATCCTGAAACTGTTTCTACCGATTATGATATCTGTACAAGATTGTACTTTGAAGAACTGACTCAAGAAAGGATTCTTGACATTATAGAATTTGAAAATCCCAAAGGTATCATTACTTGTGTTGGTGGTCAGACTGCAAACAATTTAACTCCTGGTCTTGCACAAAAAGGAATCAACATTATGGGAACAAGTGCAATAGATGTTGACAGAGCTGAAGACCGCTCAAAATTTAGTGCAGAACTTGATAAACTTCACATACAGCAACCAAAATGGCAAGCATTTTCCAATCTCAATGAAGCAAAAAACTTTGCACAAGAAGTTGGATTTCCTGTAATTGTTAGACCCTCCTATGTTTTATCTGGTGCTGCGATGAAAGTTGTTTGGTCTCAAGATGAACTAAAAACATATGTTAAAGACGCAACAGACGTTTCTCCTGATCATCCAGTTGTTATATCTAAATTCATGTTAAATTCACTTGAAGTAGATGTTGATGGAGTAAGTAACGGAAAAGAAGTTGTAATTGGCGCTATAGTTGAACATATTGATTCAGCTGGAGTTCATTCTGGTGATGCAATGATGTGTATTCCGCCATGGCGTTTAAACAACAAAATTATCGAAACCATTAATGAATACACAAAAAAGATTGCATTGACATTTAATATCAAAGGTCCATTTAATCTACAATTTCTGATTCATGATGACCATGTTTATGTGATTGAACTCAATATTAGGGCATCTCGTTCAATGCCTTTTGTATCGAAATTGGTAAAAACCAACCTGATTTCACTTGCATCCAAGGCTATTTTAGGAAAACCTCTTCCCAAAATTCCTGAAAACAAATGGCAAAAGATCCACAACTATGGAATTAAGGTACCGCAGTTTTCATTTATGCAATTGGATGGTGCAGATATTACTCTAGGAGTTGAAATGCAGTCAACTGGTGAGGCTGCATGTTTTGGTAACAGCTTTTATGATGCACTATCAAAAGGCCTGACTTCGGTTGGATATAATCTCCCTGAAAAAGGAACTGCCCTTGTTACTGTTGGTGGTACTACAAACAAGGAAAAACTTTTGCCAACTATTGCAAAACTCAAACAGTTAAAATTCAAAATTTTAGCAACAGAACATACTGCAGAATTCTTTGAAGAAAAAGTTGGTGACGTTGAGATAGTACACAAGATATCGGAACCGGAACGAAAACCAAACATATCTGATCTACTCTATGAGAAAAAAATTGATTTTATTATTAACATTCCAAGCACCCTGTCTTTAGAAAAATATGTTGGAATGCTTGATGATGAATATCAGATTAGAAGAAAGGCTTTGGAGTTAGGAATACCTGTTCTTACTACTCTAGAATTAGCGGATTCTTTTGTCAAGACACTGGAGTGGTTACAACATAATGAAACAACAAAAGATCCTATAGAACCATATGATCCTGTTGAATGA
- a CDS encoding 2-isopropylmalate synthase encodes MKVRIFDTTLRDGEQTIGVSLSPGQKLSIAKKLDELGVDAIEAGFPVISDGEFKAVKMITGEGLSCEIAGLTRTIKKDIDAAVDAGLNYIHTFIATSDIHLEHKLQITRDQALEKAIEAVEYGKSRGLQVEFSAEDASRTDREFLKKVFGEVAKAGADRVNIPDTVGYSTPEYMAEITRDTIEATKLPVSVHCHNDFGLAVANSLAGIHAGASCAHVTINGIGERAGNASLEELSMALKCLPYEQKYETNIKSELIYDTSRFISKTVGIIVQPNKAIVGANAFGHESGIHTHGVLSNPLTYEPISPELVGRKRWLQVGKHAGVHGMNAMLAEYGVKPTEEQSKQILDKVKVIGDQGKQLTDVELLSIASEVMEEKDLKRIVQLTGFSVSTGIGTMPYAFVKLNVNGEDHVGTDYGVGPVDAALNAIQKITGKLSEIRIKDYGLASISGGSSALCEVTVKVEDALGNKVSAKSVGEDIVTTSVKAVIDAINRIMLKKLLQEKQV; translated from the coding sequence ATGAAAGTTAGAATATTTGATACTACACTTAGAGATGGAGAACAAACCATCGGTGTGTCTTTATCACCTGGACAGAAATTATCAATTGCAAAAAAACTTGATGAATTGGGAGTAGATGCAATCGAAGCAGGATTTCCAGTAATTTCTGATGGTGAATTCAAAGCAGTCAAGATGATTACTGGCGAAGGATTGTCATGTGAAATTGCGGGATTGACAAGGACTATCAAAAAAGATATTGATGCTGCAGTTGATGCTGGATTAAATTATATTCACACATTCATTGCAACATCTGATATTCATTTAGAACATAAACTCCAAATAACTAGAGACCAAGCACTTGAAAAAGCAATTGAGGCAGTAGAGTATGGAAAATCTCGTGGTCTTCAAGTAGAATTTTCTGCTGAAGATGCATCAAGAACTGATAGAGAATTTTTAAAAAAAGTATTTGGCGAAGTTGCAAAAGCAGGTGCTGATAGAGTCAACATTCCTGATACTGTGGGATATTCTACACCTGAATACATGGCAGAAATTACGAGAGATACAATTGAAGCTACAAAACTTCCAGTCAGCGTTCACTGTCACAATGACTTTGGATTAGCAGTTGCAAATTCTTTGGCTGGAATACATGCAGGGGCTTCATGTGCACATGTTACCATTAATGGCATTGGTGAGCGAGCAGGTAATGCATCATTAGAAGAGCTTTCTATGGCGCTCAAGTGTTTACCTTATGAGCAAAAATATGAGACCAATATCAAATCTGAATTAATTTATGATACATCTAGATTTATCTCAAAAACCGTTGGGATTATTGTTCAACCAAACAAGGCCATAGTTGGCGCAAATGCCTTTGGTCATGAATCTGGTATTCATACTCATGGTGTATTGAGTAACCCTCTCACGTATGAGCCAATTAGTCCTGAATTAGTTGGAAGGAAAAGATGGCTCCAAGTTGGAAAACATGCAGGAGTCCATGGGATGAATGCAATGCTTGCAGAATATGGGGTGAAACCTACTGAAGAACAATCAAAACAGATTTTGGACAAAGTCAAAGTAATAGGTGATCAGGGAAAACAACTCACTGATGTAGAATTGCTGTCAATTGCCAGTGAGGTAATGGAAGAAAAAGATCTTAAAAGAATTGTTCAATTAACAGGATTTTCAGTTTCTACTGGAATCGGAACAATGCCTTATGCATTTGTAAAATTAAATGTGAATGGTGAAGATCATGTTGGAACTGATTATGGTGTTGGACCTGTTGATGCAGCATTAAATGCAATTCAAAAGATCACAGGAAAATTATCTGAAATCAGAATCAAAGATTATGGATTAGCATCTATTTCTGGCGGTTCTAGTGCATTATGTGAGGTTACAGTAAAAGTTGAAGATGCTTTGGGAAACAAAGTTTCTGCAAAATCTGTTGGTGAGGATATTGTTACTACCTCTGTCAAGGCAGTTATTGATGCTATTAACCGAATAATGCTCAAGAAACTACTCCAAGAAAAACAAGTTTAA
- the lsrF gene encoding 3-hydroxy-5-phosphonooxypentane-2,4-dione thiolase codes for MDWGLKNRLSRIIKPHNNRALMLAVDHGYFLGPTEKLENPKKVIAPLLRHCDSLMLTRGVQRTSVPAETDTPMVLRVSGGSSIIGEDLSQEDITVSIQDAIRLNASALAMSIFVGSKYEYQTVVNLGKLVSEAEQYGIPVLAVTAVGKELGKDARYLSLACRMAAEQGAHIVKTYYCENFEKVVESCPVPIIVAGGKKIPERDALQLTYNSIKGGAVGVDMGRNIWQSEHPVAMIKAVRAIVHQNANVDQAFQLYKKLASERPNKKHKSKGNKPNQNKSKGNKPNQNKSKGNKPNQNKSKGNKPNQNKSEPKKN; via the coding sequence ATGGATTGGGGATTAAAAAATAGGTTATCAAGAATAATTAAACCACATAATAATCGTGCATTAATGTTAGCAGTTGATCATGGATACTTTTTGGGACCTACTGAAAAATTAGAAAATCCAAAAAAAGTGATTGCGCCTCTATTGAGACATTGTGACTCTTTGATGCTCACAAGAGGTGTTCAAAGAACCTCTGTTCCTGCAGAAACTGATACTCCTATGGTACTTCGAGTATCTGGTGGTTCTAGTATTATTGGTGAAGATTTGTCTCAGGAAGACATTACCGTTTCAATTCAGGATGCAATTAGACTCAATGCAAGTGCTCTTGCAATGTCTATCTTTGTTGGCTCAAAGTATGAATACCAAACAGTTGTAAATCTTGGAAAATTAGTCAGTGAGGCAGAACAATATGGAATTCCTGTTTTAGCTGTAACTGCAGTTGGAAAAGAACTTGGTAAAGATGCTCGATATCTTTCATTGGCCTGTAGAATGGCAGCTGAGCAAGGTGCACATATTGTGAAAACATACTATTGTGAAAACTTTGAAAAAGTTGTTGAATCTTGTCCTGTCCCAATTATTGTTGCGGGCGGAAAGAAAATCCCAGAACGCGATGCATTACAATTAACATACAATTCCATTAAAGGTGGTGCTGTAGGTGTTGATATGGGCAGAAACATCTGGCAATCTGAACATCCAGTAGCTATGATTAAAGCAGTTAGGGCAATCGTTCATCAAAATGCCAATGTCGATCAGGCTTTCCAATTATACAAAAAATTAGCTAGCGAAAGACCAAACAAAAAACACAAATCAAAAGGCAACAAACCTAATCAAAACAAATCAAAAGGCAACAAACCTAATCAAAACAAATCAAAAGGCAACAAACCTAATCAAAACAAATCAAAAGGCAACAAACCTAATCAAAATAAATCAGAACCAAAAAAGAACTAG
- the ilvB gene encoding biosynthetic-type acetolactate synthase large subunit yields MNNMENMIGAKALMTAMEKEGVKEVFGLPGGANLPMYDEFARCNIRHILARHEQSAAHMADGFGRVSRKPGVCFATSGPGATNILTGIATAQADSAPMVAVTGQVPVAMIGKDAFQESDIIGMANPVVKYAFQPRHASEIPEVVKKGFFIAQTGRPGPVLIDIPKDVQQNEAEMVFPDEFKIPGYHPWADPDLVAVEKAIDMLLHSQKPVILAGGGTIISSAFAELQAVAEALMLPVVTTFKGKGAFPENHPLSLGPIGMHGHAEANRIMSEADCVLAIGTRFSDRSVGTFEEFEKNLKIIHMDVDPAEIGKNQTAQLAVVGDVQMNLRVMVKLLLQKAIKKTEETPWIKHVKETKAYWQENLKLHPGEMGAAKILRKLRELLPKESIITTEVGQHQMWASLFYDVIQPGTFFSSTGLGTMGWGFPAAIGAKVAKPDVPVVDIAGDGSFAMTENSLATAVLEDIPVIVFVLNNFTLGMVAQWQRTFYDRRMIGVDQGKCPDYVKLAQSYGAQGIRAQSMDELDKAIKDALSSDVATVIDIPIDPEEDVLPFVAPGTSLKDMILPS; encoded by the coding sequence ATGAATAATATGGAAAATATGATTGGTGCAAAGGCCTTGATGACGGCAATGGAAAAAGAAGGCGTCAAGGAAGTATTTGGCTTACCGGGAGGTGCAAATCTTCCAATGTATGATGAATTTGCTAGATGTAATATTAGACACATCTTGGCACGACATGAACAATCTGCAGCTCACATGGCAGATGGTTTTGGACGTGTAAGTAGAAAACCTGGAGTTTGTTTTGCAACATCTGGACCTGGCGCAACTAACATTCTTACCGGTATTGCAACAGCACAGGCTGATTCTGCACCCATGGTGGCAGTGACTGGACAAGTTCCTGTAGCTATGATTGGAAAGGATGCATTTCAAGAAAGTGATATTATTGGAATGGCAAATCCTGTTGTAAAATATGCATTTCAACCAAGACATGCTTCTGAAATTCCTGAAGTTGTAAAGAAAGGATTTTTCATTGCACAAACTGGAAGACCTGGACCTGTTTTGATTGACATTCCAAAAGATGTTCAACAAAATGAAGCTGAAATGGTTTTCCCAGATGAATTTAAAATCCCAGGATATCATCCATGGGCTGATCCTGATCTTGTTGCGGTAGAAAAAGCAATTGACATGTTACTTCATTCTCAAAAACCTGTAATCTTAGCTGGTGGTGGAACAATCATTTCATCAGCTTTTGCAGAGTTGCAAGCTGTTGCTGAAGCATTGATGCTTCCTGTAGTAACTACTTTCAAAGGAAAAGGAGCATTTCCTGAAAATCATCCTTTATCTTTAGGTCCTATTGGAATGCACGGTCATGCTGAGGCTAACAGAATAATGTCTGAGGCTGACTGTGTATTGGCAATTGGTACTAGATTCTCTGATAGGTCTGTTGGAACTTTTGAGGAATTTGAGAAGAATCTTAAAATCATTCACATGGATGTAGATCCTGCTGAAATTGGTAAAAACCAAACAGCACAACTTGCTGTAGTAGGTGATGTGCAGATGAATCTCAGAGTTATGGTAAAGTTACTCTTGCAAAAAGCAATTAAAAAAACCGAAGAAACACCTTGGATAAAACATGTCAAAGAGACCAAAGCATATTGGCAAGAAAATTTGAAACTTCATCCTGGCGAAATGGGTGCAGCAAAAATTTTACGTAAATTAAGAGAATTATTACCTAAAGAATCAATCATAACAACTGAAGTGGGGCAACACCAAATGTGGGCATCATTATTTTATGATGTGATTCAACCTGGAACTTTCTTTAGTTCTACAGGACTTGGTACGATGGGTTGGGGATTTCCAGCTGCAATTGGTGCCAAAGTTGCAAAACCTGATGTTCCTGTTGTAGACATTGCAGGAGATGGTAGTTTTGCAATGACAGAAAACTCTCTTGCAACAGCAGTGTTAGAAGATATTCCAGTAATTGTATTTGTATTAAACAACTTTACATTGGGTATGGTAGCTCAATGGCAAAGAACATTCTATGACAGAAGAATGATTGGAGTTGATCAAGGAAAATGTCCTGATTATGTTAAATTAGCACAATCATATGGAGCTCAAGGAATTAGAGCACAATCAATGGATGAACTTGATAAGGCAATAAAGGATGCATTAAGCAGTGATGTTGCAACTGTAATTGACATACCAATTGATCCTGAAGAGGACGTATTGCCATTTGTAGCTCCTGGAACTTCACTTAAGGACATGATATTACCATCGTAG
- a CDS encoding V-type ATP synthase subunit F — MKIFTVGSKSFVTSFQLAGVPGIISESPQKALDDIKKLTDDSDVGLVLVSDDITESINDELTALRAEKDTLVFALPATGSEKSEVDYRVMLKKILGV; from the coding sequence GTGAAAATATTCACTGTAGGAAGCAAATCGTTTGTAACTAGTTTTCAATTAGCTGGCGTTCCAGGTATTATTTCAGAATCTCCTCAAAAGGCTTTAGATGACATTAAGAAACTAACTGATGATTCTGATGTAGGGCTAGTTTTGGTAAGTGATGATATTACAGAATCAATTAATGACGAATTAACTGCATTAAGAGCTGAAAAAGATACTTTGGTATTTGCACTACCTGCAACTGGCAGTGAAAAATCTGAAGTTGATTACCGGGTAATGCTGAAAAAGATTCTTGGTGTTTAA
- a CDS encoding YybH family protein codes for MSDSEEIIKVIEALFQAGITKDTSILKDIHLNDPKFSSFSDLPPYDLKDYQNTIELEELKFVSISDYSYEIKNPKISIFGDSAVVAMELNQKGMLVDTKAYTGEHMEIKGRATFVLVKQPTWKIAHIHLSKING; via the coding sequence TTGTCAGATAGTGAAGAAATTATCAAAGTAATAGAAGCATTATTTCAGGCAGGCATTACAAAAGACACATCAATTCTAAAAGACATCCATCTAAACGATCCAAAATTTTCGAGTTTTAGTGACTTGCCACCATATGATCTTAAAGATTATCAAAATACAATAGAACTAGAAGAACTCAAGTTTGTCAGTATTTCAGATTATAGTTATGAAATCAAAAATCCAAAAATTAGTATTTTTGGAGATTCAGCTGTTGTTGCAATGGAGTTAAATCAAAAAGGAATGTTAGTGGACACAAAAGCATACACAGGAGAACACATGGAGATTAAAGGAAGAGCCACTTTTGTTTTAGTAAAGCAACCAACATGGAAAATTGCTCACATTCATCTATCAAAAATTAATGGGTGA